Proteins from one Sylvia atricapilla isolate bSylAtr1 chromosome 1, bSylAtr1.pri, whole genome shotgun sequence genomic window:
- the LOC136361066 gene encoding feather keratin-like, with the protein MACNNLCTPCGPTPLANSCNEPCALQCQASRVIIDPSPVLVTLPGPIMTSFPQSTAVGSTSSAAVGTELSAQGQPISGGFGAFGYGLGYGRGFGYGLGGLGCYGRRGGYIC; encoded by the coding sequence ATGGCCTGCAACAACCTCTGCACTCCCTGCGGACCCACcccgctggccaacagctgcaatgagccctgtgccctgcaatgcCAGGCTTCCCGTGTCATCATCGacccttcccctgtgctggtcaccctgccaggacccatcatgacctccttcccccagagcaccGCCGTCGGATCCACCTCCTCGGCTGCCGTGGGCACTGaactcagtgcccagggacagcccatcTCTGGGGGATTTGGTGCCTTTGGCTATGGCCTTGGCTATGGCCGCGGATTTGGCTACGGCCTGGGAGGCCTGGGCTGCTACGGCAGAAGGGGCGGCTACATCTGCTGA
- the LOC136374301 gene encoding feather beta keratin-like, whose translation MACNNLCTPCGPTPLANSCNEPCALQCQDSRVIIDPAPVLVTLPGPIMTSFPQSTVVGSTSSAAVGTELSAQGQPVSGGFGGFGYGLGYGRGFGYGLGYGRGFGYGLGGLGCYGRRGGYIC comes from the coding sequence ATGGCCTGCAACAACCTCTGCACTCCCTGCGGACCCACcccgctggccaacagctgcaacgagccctgtgccctgcaatgTCAGGATTCCCGTGTCATCATCgaccctgcccctgtgctggtaaccctgccaggacccatcatgacctccttcccccagagcaccGTCGTCGGATCCACCTCCTCGGCTGCCGTGGGCACTgaactcagtgcccagggccagcccgTCTCTGGGGGATTTGGTGGCTTTGGCTACGGCCTTGGCTATGGCCGTGGATTTGGCTATGGCCTTGGCTATGGCCGTGGATTTGGCTACGGCCTGGGAGGCCTGGGCTGCTACGGCAGAAGGGGCGGCTACATCTGCTGA
- the LOC136372511 gene encoding feather beta keratin-like: MPQGHGTTLSYPSTTRIKAGPEPLSLTHFSSDLLLLLTTSPGTVHTTAMACNNLCTPCGPTPLANSCNEPCALQCQDSRVIINPSPVLVTLPGPIMTSFPQNTVVGSTSSAAVGTELSAQGQPVSGGFGGFGYGLGYGRGFGYGLGGLGCYGRRGGYIC; the protein is encoded by the exons ATGCCCCAAGGCCATGGGACAACGCTGTCCTACCCCTCTACAACCAGAATAAAAGCCGGCCCAGagcctctctccctcacacacttctcctcagaccttctcctcctgctgacaaCCAG TCCAGGGACCGTCCACACCACAGCCATGGCCTGCAACAACCTCTGCACTCCCTGCGGACCCACCCCactggccaacagctgcaacgagccctgtgccctgcaatgcCAGGATTCCCGTGTCATCATCaacccttcccctgtgctggtcaccctgccaggacccatcatgacctccttcccccagaacACCGTCGTCGGATCCACCTCCTCAGCTGCCGTGGGCACTGaactcagtgcccagggacagcccgtCTCTGGGGGATTTGGTGGCTTTGGCTACGGCCTTGGCTATGGCCGTGGATTTGGCTATGGCCTGGGAGGCCTGGGCTGCTACGGCAGAAGAGGTGGCTACATCTGCTGA
- the LOC136374380 gene encoding feather beta keratin-like, with protein sequence MPQGHGTTLSCPSTTSIKAGPEPLSLTHSCTCLLQFLSTGRTLHSTPMACNSLCTPCGPTPLANSCNEPCALQCQDSRVIINPSPVLVTLPGPIMTSFPQSTAVGSTSSAAVGTELSAQGQPISGGFGGFGYGLGYGRGFGYGLGGLGCYGRRGGYIC encoded by the exons ATGCCCCAAGGCCATGGGACAACGCTGTCCTGCCCCTCTACAACCAGCATAAAAGCTGGCCCAGagcctctctccctcacacactCCTGCACCTGCCTTCTCCAGTTCCTGTCCACGGGAAG GACACTCCACAGCACACCCATGGCCTGCAACAGCCTCTGCACTCCCTGCGGACCCACcccgctggccaacagctgcaacgagccctgtgccctgcaatgcCAGGATTCCCGTGTCATCATCaacccttcccctgtgctggtcaccctgccaggacccatcatgacctccttcccccagagcaccGCCGTCGGATCCACCTCCTCGGCTGCCGTGGGCACTGaactcagtgcccagggacagcccatcTCTGGGGGATTTGGTGGCTTTGGCTACGGCCTTGGCTATGGCCGTGGATTTGGCTACGGCCTGGGAGGCCTGGGCTGCTACGGCAGAAGGGGCGGCTACATCTGCTGA
- the LOC136374462 gene encoding feather beta keratin-like: MPQGHGTTLSCPSTTSIKASPEPLSLTHSCTCLLQFLSTGTGTLHNTAMACNNLCTPCGPTPLANSCNEPCALQCQDSRVIINPSPVLVTLPGPIMTSFPQSTVVGSTSSAAVGTELSAQGQPISGGFGGFGYGLGYGRGFGYGLGGLGCYGRRGGYIC; encoded by the exons ATGCCCCAAGGCCATGGGACAACGCTGTCCTGCCCCTCTACAACCAGCATAaaagccagcccagagcctctctccctcacacactCCTGCACCTGCCTTCTCCAGTTCCTGTCCACAGGAA CAGGGACCCTCCACAACACAGCCATGGCCTGCAACAACCTCTGCACTCCCTGCGGACCCACcccgctggccaacagctgcaacgagccctgtgccctgcaatgcCAGGATTCCCGTGTCATCATCaacccttcccctgtgctggtcaccctgccaggacccatcatgacctccttcccccagagcaccGTCGTCGGATCCACCTCCTCGGCTGCCGTGGGCACTGaactcagtgcccagggacagcccatcTCTGGGGGATTTGGTGGCTTTGGCTACGGCCTTGGCTATGGCCGTGGATTTGGCTACGGCCTGGGAGGCCTGGGCTGCTACGGCAGAAGAGGCGGCTACATCTGCTGA
- the LOC136374852 gene encoding feather keratin-like translates to MPQGHETRLSHPSRIRIKAGTEPLSLTHISSDLLLLLTTSPGTVHTTAMACNNLCTPCGPTPLANSCNEPCALQCQASRVIIDPAPVLVTLPGPIMTSFPQSTVVGSTSSAAVGTELSAQGQPISGGFGGFGYGLGYGRGFGYGLGGLGCYGRRGGYIC, encoded by the exons atgcCCCAAGGCCATGAGACAAGGCTGTCCCACCCCTCCAGGATCAGAATAAAAGCCGGCACAGagcctctctccctcacacacaTCTCCTCagaccttctcctcctgctgacaaCCAG TCCAGGGACCGTCCACACCACAGCCATGGCCTGCAACAACCTCTGCACTCCCTGCGGACCCACcccgctggccaacagctgcaacgagccctgtgccctgcaatgcCAGGCTTCCCGTGTCATCATCgaccctgcccctgtgctggtcaccctgccaggacccatcatgacctccttcccccagagcaccGTCGTCGGATCCACCTCCTCGGCTGCCGTGGGCACTGaactcagtgcccagggacagcccatcTCTGGGGGATTTGGTGGTTTTGGCTACGGCCTTGGCTATGGCCGTGGATTTGGCTACGGCCTGGGAGGCCTGGGCTGCTACGGCAGAAGGGGCGGCTACATCTGCTGA
- the LOC136372517 gene encoding feather beta keratin-like → MACNNLCTPCGPTPLANSCNEPCALQCQDSRVIIDPSPVLVTLPGPIMTSFPQSTAVGSTSSAAVGTELSAQGQPISGGFGGFGYGLGYGRGFGYGLGYGCGFGYGLGYGRGFGYGLGGLGCYGRRGGYIC, encoded by the coding sequence atggcCTGCAACAACCTCTGCACTCCCTGCGGACCCACcccgctggccaacagctgcaacgagccctgtgccctgcaatgcCAGGATTCCCGTGTCATCATTGacccttcccctgtgctggtcaccctgccaggacccatcatgacctccttcccccagagcactGCCGTCGGATCCACCTCCTCGGCTGCCGTGGGCACTGaactcagtgcccagggacagcccatcTCTGGGGGATTTGGTGGCTTTGGCTACGGCCTTGGCTATGGCCGTGGATTTGGCTATGGCCTGGGCTATGGCTGTGGATTTGGCTATGGCCTTGGCTATGGCCGTGGTTTTGGCTACGGCCTGGGAGGCCTGGGCTGCTATGGCAGAAGGGGCGGCTACATCTGCTGA
- the LOC136361003 gene encoding feather beta keratin-like has translation MACNNLCTPCGPTPLANSCNEPCALQCQASRVIIDPSPVLVTLPGPIMTSFPQSTVVGSTSSAAVGTELSAQGQPVSGGFGGFGYGLGYGRGFGYGLGGLGCYGRRGIC, from the coding sequence ATGGCCTGCAACAACCTCTGCACTCCCTGCGGACCCACcccgctggccaacagctgcaatgagccctgtgccctgcaatgcCAGGCTTCCCGTGTCATCATCGacccttcccctgtgctggtcaccctgccaggacccatcatgacctccttcccccagagcaccGTCGTCGGATCCACCTCCTCGGCTGCCGTGGGCACTGaactcagtgcccagggacagcccgtCTCTGGGGGATTTGGTGGCTTTGGCTACGGCCTTGGCTATGGCCGTGGATTTGGCTACGGCCTGGGAGGCCTGGGCTGCTACGGCAGAAGGGGCATCTGCTGA